Sequence from the Miscanthus floridulus cultivar M001 chromosome 16, ASM1932011v1, whole genome shotgun sequence genome:
CAGATTTGGCGATGAtcttttttttttaggaaaagaTCTGGCCATGATCTGATCCTTGTGCACGTTCCAGGCTACACAACCAGGCCCACGAGagctttttcctttttttgttaaTGTGGGCTCTCGCTAATGCATGTGGATACGTAGGCCTGGCCAAGCCACTCGCGCGCTAGGCACCAAGCCGCGACCGGTAGCGCATTAGAATATGCGAAATAGAAAACAATACTTACCTGCAATACCTGAGAGCCGAACGTGGAGAGACAGCCCGCGAACCAGCGTCAGAGAAAGGCCCGGCCATGTGGCCAGCGACGGGATCACGAGAGACGCTACAGCGCCTCGACTTCTATCGAGTATCGACTACGCCGCAAGTACGAGTATCGCTCGATCGAGGCATCGTCGTATCGCCGTATAGGTTCGTTCGACGGTTCCTTCAGATCTTCACCGCTCGACAGCATACGCATACTAGATCGGAAATCACCAATACGGAGCACGAGCATCCAGTCGTCGTCGTCCATAGTTCCCACGACCACAACGCTCCCAGAGCCTCAGACTGACCgcaccggcagcggcggcgcgccgCGCAATTTGTGATCAGAATTGAGGTGAGATTCAGTATCTTTGCTCATCGGCTTTCCGTAAAAAAATTCATGTCTACTTTAATTGCTATTTGCTAAACCCTAACATCACAAAATCATCTATCACACCACGAGGTCGAGGGTTTGTCCTAACATCAGAGTCTATCATTAATGAAAACAAAGTTACAAAATAAGATGGGAGATAATCTTTTGGATGATTGCTCATTTTCattgagcgggatattttctttgaagttgatggcttttgaactatttatattgtacTTAATCCATGAATTTAAGCCTTATCGTGTTACTTAGTGCATATAGACCGAATCACTCGTCAATTTTACAGTTATTACCGAAGTGCTAAAATGGATTTACTGAATTGTATATGAAAATTTTTAGGTGACATACCCTCACCTAAAATCATAGATTTGCCACTGGTTTCACCGTGCCGCTCCGTGTTGTAAAGTGCTGAGTATTTTGAAACAAATAGTGCTCAGTAGATCAATTATGAAGTCTTAGTTTAAGACATTGTTTGACTTTGAACAAAACTAAAACTTTAGATAGTTTGGCTTACAATAAAACTAAAAcatcagttttttttttgttctgagGCAGGGAGTAATTTAAACGATTTCGACTGGGTTTATTTAGTTCAGGCAGCCAACCTTCTCTAAGCGGGCACTGAATGATTTTGTTGGTCCAGCCTTCGTAAAGCCCATTAACTTACGTAGGCCTCAACAATTAAGCAGCCACCGTCTCCTGTAATTGGACCAACTTGCTTATCTTCTGGGCTGTTTCTTCCTGCCCACCAGAACCGAACCGACCCCCTCTCCCCGTCGACGCCGGTGTGGCAGAACAGAACCCCAGAGATGGAGCCGGAGCCCGGCGCGACGGCGGCGCTGTGGGGGCACGCGCACCTCCCACTGCTGGCGCGCGCGGGGTCCAAGGAGTCGGTCGAGTACATCCTTCAGGCGCTCTGGCGCACGCGCCGCACGGGCCTCGACGCCGCCGACCGCACCATCGCCCGCGACGCCCTCCAGCTCGCCTCAGACGCCGAGCTCGACCCCGTCAGCACCCCCTGCCCCTCCCCACCGTTTGTCTTCCCTGCTTCCTTTCTGCTCCGTCGCTCGCGTCGCGGACGTTGCAGTGCAGGTTCACTGTTCAGTCCCCAACTCTGCTTCTTCGGCATCtccctgctgcagctgctggtgTGCCTGAGGATACTGATCAGGCGGTGCGTCAACGAGAACGTCGCCAAGGACGGCATCCCCAAGCTCTTCCCCGAGGAGGTGCCCCCGAGCTGCAGAAGCTGCTCACCTTGCTGCTGCAGAAGTTCCAGCCGGAGTGACAGCAGGATGCTGCCAAGGATCAGGTGAGGTGCTGACACGGCGATTTGATGCTCAGCTCAGACAACATGTTCTCGTCATTGTCTCCATCGTTTTCTGATCG
This genomic interval carries:
- the LOC136509986 gene encoding uncharacterized protein isoform X1; translation: MEPEPGATAALWGHAHLPLLARAGSKESVEYILQALWRTRRTGLDAADRTIARDALQLASDAELDPVSTPCPSPPFVFPASFLLRRSRRGRCSAGSLFSPQLCFFGISLLQLLVCLRILIRRCVNENVAKDGIPKLFPEEVPPSCRSCSPCCCRSSSRSDSRMLPRIRNPRGIPALQNVS
- the LOC136509986 gene encoding uncharacterized protein isoform X2; translation: MEPEPGATAALWGHAHLPLLARAGSKESVEYILQALWRTRRTGLDAADRTIARDALQLASDAELDPLLVCLRILIRRCVNENVAKDGIPKLFPEEVPPSCRSCSPCCCRSSSRSDSRMLPRIRNPRGIPALQNVS